From Bombus vancouverensis nearcticus chromosome 15, iyBomVanc1_principal, whole genome shotgun sequence, the proteins below share one genomic window:
- the LOC117157136 gene encoding uncharacterized protein LOC117157136 isoform X3 codes for MSGSDGEGGQCNGTIESNVVAMDDVLVKKHTDDTLCDGCVTVEDDFTRQGSKRTINYTEDAVSSPVVADSIPVADSIPVADSVPVASVTLDESVVDEFIKGARVSHSMELNAMQTRPESLVESPSTAVNIDNPFRGKEMCSCDVCKAKRELLREELHKAMKFQNLWAELRQHIRGSFNVALEASCFLGGLEFQQTPFSADDTHKIVLQLCKRNPHQLFMRLVSLAQEFVVEIKVRLLNLLQHLSVNNLPEIFLIGLLDDYDALITTAVKISEFVKLLKDHLGKFNYKFPLPWAAFIKKLYQIYIYDDPFIQNSLSPFIGQLKKVLPLKSSEYQRLFHRYLWFEKEMTVIRDLWAETESWMDKYNAEQACRMTHLRQVREVFTATRKLMEPRMLNKWTDVENELHEANGQLSTITSQEKVGVSEVDSRPLSPTPDLSLDSPIMPPSIEILQILLDDWSKVVKSLRQKLSDVTDAQPTTDIYTNGQEDFFDYACATCHLVQSAMRSVRAHIEGTCLENNIEEEKSCECHMCIGPAISSSINKSDTENILLPLENPFPQLTNGFLEDTANFSATQVKKKIEDLEIKEIKSDGNEIRNENEDVDLRAPDPQLCSCVYQHVKEITERKVVLENPPCLCLLNSKRKIWDTCPCLTKSVPEPVALNDHPKPPSPSIVKANQEPNKPAVKTGSTQSAQTQTRHSTTQTPNTAHNHTTHQGTTHSHTHGSLPDLVKNTGPTHRSHSHSNHSSHACHKQANVEHIKRVSCNDLSSGDGDCSDSGSSQEDSCSTSSSAQRDSSRHCDCCYCEVFGHGVPSVAPVSRNYNEMRERLRQLLTKKKARKCKSTCSPSKSPSESVVSDTSTETKAATNAAPRLNTPISTVPAIQVDQRDQRDLEELLEFIEGNQNGKKDNNKKAEKKARQKQRKLEEKLKRDRQEAEKLKLIELQKKTPEVTITVVDPQKPVPQRLLPQCNLPEVSILPTSPPVTLPTVKQLSNKKKDKQEVCSNSSNTSSSSCSSSSSSTSSINSKTKTAPVNTNVKNKSISKAEKLMISGQVNNKAAIKSDKAEVSNKSNKIQTNNSNSTNVKNNAMDKSLTVDLDDKNLTKKERKKLKKKMKKMEEVKAKEETKKPVQTETQPQIVTIKRVMESNSAEPTVTITLKGQTPAEDKVLFTLVNGQTKEVTGLKLENEQSQNVYGKKKKTKANNNNNNNNNTSNNNNNSLQQGNKQQQTNNSKQQTQNKICDSKNNMKQQSNNEKSKGKQVDEKKIQQQNITEIKTKSKKDKKNIENKENVLQQNVVNKNKNQSQNVSGKKQNKVNTPPQTPVSQKPSQNFNINIDNKKAKIQSQERNGQLSSNKSSKNTSASITIKQMKGDNQKIQSKLINQTTIKQRQELHSASTERINSPLSSQFKDIGANSKINIENLKLPPGITITKVDAPAKPLPIRSAPLPKPVNPPKQTTIIAAPMSGVQSSYASSQAGGNVIVVDTGKLKQDLLPKPAEKDVAKETQQSQSTTNKKKKKKNKNGLNSSNTSHQPTMQNNDPFVNDHVDEPARILHNPSTNMVTIRNPAFGPMKVPPTQQAAIIKVSENGMVTIRSPALQQAINAGLTSPPKPDYIVKGDLSSKTSMENSSLKHTNGIIPSSLAELRSRLTPDCTTLSGLANIQISKVTNGQPIPENGINLKGTSVTLTKVRTEPCMEDVQCAKTAVREAINASIAASSSGKSKKKKKRGTGTRQCGDDWNLVGEKQQ; via the exons ATGAGCGGCAGCGACGGCGAGGGCGGTCAGTGCAACGGGACGATAGAAAGCAACGTAGTAGCGATGGATGACGTTCTTGTTAAGAAACACACTGACGACACTCTCTGCGATGGATGTGTTACCGTCGAAGACGATTTCACGCGACAGGGAAGCAAACGGACTATTAATTACACAGAGGATGCTGTTAGCTCTCCCGTTGTTGCGGACTCGATCCCTGTCGCGGACTCGATCCCAGTCGCGGACTCGGTTCCTGTCGCG AGCGTGACACTTGACGAAAGCGTAGTGGATGAGTTTATCAAGGGCGCGAGGGTTTCCCATAGCATGGAACTGAATGCGATGCAAACGAGGCCTGAGTCGCTTGTCGAAAGTCCAAGTACCGCTGTGAACATAGACAACCCTTTCAGGGGTAAGGAAATGTGTTCATGCGATGTATGCAAAGCAAAAAG AGAACTACTTAGAGAGGAGTTACATAAAGCGATGAAGTTCCAAAATTTATGGGCAGAGTTACGTCAACATATAAGGGGTTCCTTTAATGTTGCCTTAGAAGCTTCTTGTTTCCTTGGAGGTTTAGAGTTTCAACAAACTCCATTTTCAGCGGATGATACGCACAAGATCGTTTTGCA ACTGTGTAAAAGGAATCCTCATCAATTATTTATGAGACTAGTAAGCCTGGCACAGGAGTTTGTTGTAGAAATAAAAGTTCGATTATTAAATCTTTTACAACATCTTAGTGTAAATAATTTACCAGAAATTTTTCTTATag GCCTTTTAGATGATTATGATGCATTAATAACAACAGCTGTGAAAATTTCTGAATTTGTAAAACTTTTAAAAGATCATTTGGGCAAGTTCAATTATAAATTTCCTTTACCATGGGCTgcttttattaagaaattgtaTCAGATTTATATATATGATGATCCATTTATACAAAACAGTTTGTCACCTTTTATTGGCCAG TTAAAGAAAGTTTTGCCCTTAAAAAGCTCGGAATACCAGCGTCTTTTCCATCGGTATTTATGGTTTGAGAAAGAAATGACAGTAATTAGAGATCTATGGGCAGAAACTGAATCGTGGATGGACAAGTACAA TGCAGAACAAGCATGTCGAATGACCCATCTTAGGCAAGTAAGGGAAGTGTTCACAGCAACTAGGAAACTTATGGAACCGCGTATGTTAAATAAATGGACCGACGTTGAAAA TGAATTGCATGAAGCGAATGGCCAACTTTCGACGATTACTTCACAAGAAAAAGTTGGCGTATCAGAGGTGGATAGCAGGCCTTTAAGTCCTACACCGGATTTAAGTTTGGATTCACCCATTATGCCTCCAAGTATCgagatattacaaattttattggaTGACTGGAGCAAGGTTGTAAAGTCTTTACGTCAGAAATTATCTGATGTAACAGACGCACAACCGACCACGGACATTTATACTAATGGGCAGGAAGATTTCTTTGATTATGCTTGCGCAACTTGCCATTTAGTACAGTCTGCAATGAGATCAGTCAG GGCTCATATTGAAGGAACTtgtttagaaaataatatagaagaagaaaaaagctgTGAATGTCATATGTGTATAGGACCTGCGATATCTTCTAGT ATTAATAAAAGTGACACAGAAAATATACTATTACCATTAGAAAATCCTTTTCCACAACTTACAAATGGATTCTTAG AAGATACAGCTAATTTTTCGGCAACGcaagtaaagaaaaaaatagaggacctggagataaaagaaataaagagcGACGGCAATGAaataagaaacgaaaatgaagaTGTTGATTTAAGGGCGCCCGATCCACAACTTTGTTCATGTGTATATCAGCACGTGAAAGAAATAACAGAGAGAAAAGTGGTGCTAGAAAATCCACCTTGTTTGTGTTTACTAAACTCCAAGCGGAAGATATGGGACACTTGTCCATGCCTAACAAAAT ctGTACCTGAACCAGTTGCACTGAATGATCATCCAAAGCCACCGTCGCCTTCTATCGTGAAGGCTAATCAGGAACCAAATAAACCTGCAGTAAAAACTGGTTCTACGCAGTCTGCTCAAACACAGACGAGACATTCTACAACGCAGACACCGAACACCGCTCACAATCATACAACGCATCAGG GTACCACTCATTCACACACACATGGGTCCCTTCCAGACTTGGTAAAAAACACGGGTCCTACCCATAGATCTCATAGTCACAGCAATCATTCGTCGCACGCCTGTCACAAACAAGCTAATGTCGAGCACATTAAAAGAGTCTCATGCAACGACT TAAGTTCCGGAGATGGGGATTGTTCGGATTCCGGGAGTAGTCAGGAAGACTCTTGTTCTACCAGCAGTTCCGCGCAAAGGGATTCCAGTAGACATTGCGACTGTTGTTATTGCGAAGTATTTGGCCATGGAGTT CCTTCGGTAGCACCAGTTAGTAGAAATTATAATGAAATGAGAGAACGGTTACGGCAATTACTAACCAAGAAAAAAGCTAGGAAGTGTAAATCAACGTGTAGCCCTTCAAAAAGTCCCTCAGAATCGGTGGTATCTGATACAAGTACAGAAACGAAGGCAGCGACAAATGCAGCCCCGAGATTGAATACTCCAATTTCGACTGTTCCTGCGATACAAGTGGATCAACGAGATCAAAGAGATCTGGAAGAGTTGCTTGAGTTCATTGAGGGCAATCAGAATGGAaagaaagataataataaaaaagccGAGAAAAAAGCTAGGCAGAAGCAACGTAAG CTGGAAGAAAAGCTTAAAAGAGATAGGCAAGAAGCAGAAAAATTGAAACTGATAGAGCTACAAAAAAAGACACCGGAAGTAACGATCACCGTCGTAGACCCGCAAAAACCTGTTCCACAAAGATTATTACCTCAGTGTAACCTACCCGAAGTATCTATTTTACCTACGTCACCCCCAGTAACATTGCCGACTGTAAAGCaattaagtaataaaaagaaagacaaaCAAGAAGTCTGTAGCAATAGTAGTAACACTAGTAGCAGTAGCTGTagcagcagtagtagtagtaccAGTAGTATAAATAGCAAAACGAAGACTGCACCTGTGAATACCAATGTAAAGAACAAAAGTATTAGTAAAGCGGAGAAATTGATGATCTCTGGTCAGGTGAACAATAAAGCGGCGATCAAAAGCGATAAAGCTGAAGTTAGCAATAAAAGTAACAAAATACAGACAAACAATAGCAATAGCACAAATGTGAAAAATAACGCAATGGACAAATCACTGACTGTCGACTTGGATGATAAAAACTtgacgaagaaagaaaggaaaaaattgaaaaagaaaatgaaaaaaatggaGGAGGTGAAGGCaaaagaggagacaaagaaaccGGTTCAGACGGAGACTCAACCGCAGATCGTAACAATTAAGAGAGTCATGGAGTCTAATAGCGCGGAACCGACAGTCACGATCACGTTGAAAGGTCAAACACCGGCTGAAGATAAAGTTCTATTCACTTTGGTGAATGGTCAGACGAAAGAAGTAACTGGCTTGAAACTGGAGAACGAACAAAGTCAGAACGTCTacgggaagaaaaagaaaaccaaagcaaataataataataacaacaataataatactagtaataataacaataattcgtTGCAACAGGGAAACAAGCAGCAGCAAACGAACAATTCGAAACAGCAAACGCAGAATAAAATTTGTGACAGCAAGAACAATATGAAACAACAGTCGAACAATGAAAAGAGCAAAGGGAAGCAAGTAGACGAGAAAAAGATTCAACAGCAGAATATTACTGAAATAAAAACGAAGTCTAAGaaagataagaaaaatatagaaaacaagGAGAATGTGCTGCAACAGAACGTCGTAAATAAGAATAAGAATCAATCACAGAACGTAAGTGGAAAGAAACAGAATAAAGTTAATACCCCACCTCAAACTCCAGTTTCGCAAAAGCCATCACAGAACTTCAATATCAATATTGACAACAAAAAAGCGAAGATACAGTCACAAGAGAGAAATGGGCAATTGAGTTCCAATAAAAGCAGTAAGAACACATCTGCTAGTATTACTATTAAACAAATGAAAGGCGACAACCAAAAAATTCaaagtaaattaataaatcagACGACGATTAAACAACGACAGGAATTGCATTCGGCATCCACGGAAAGAATTAATTCGCCATTGAGCAGTCAGTTCAAAGATATTGGCGCAAATTCGAAGATTAACATAGAGAATTTAAAACTGCCACCCGGTATTACGATAACTAAAGTTGACGCTCCTGCGAAACCCTTGCCAATCAGATCAGCGCCACTGCCTAAACCAGTAAATCCGCCTAAGCAAACTACGATAATTGCAGCACCGATGAGCGGCGTTCAATCAAGTTACGCGAGTTCTCAGGCGGGTGGTAATGTAATAGTAGTGGACACTGGAAAATTGAAGCAGGATCTATTACCTAAACCGGCAGAAAAAG ATGTTGCTAAAGAAACGCAACAAAGTCAGAGCACTAccaacaagaagaagaaaaagaagaataaaaacgGATTAAATTCTAGCAACACGTCACATCAACCAACAATGCAAAATAATGATCCTTTCGTGAACGATCATGTTGATGAGCCTGCCAGAATACTTCACAACCCAAGTACCAATATGGTAACCATAAGGAACCCGGCGTTTGGTCCGATGAAGGTGCCACCTACCCAACAGGCGGCAATCATAAAAGTATCAGAGAATGGTATGGTCACCATTAGGAGTCCTGCGTTGCAACAGGCGATCAACGCAGGCCTTACATCCCCTCCAAAGCCAGATTACATCGTGAAAGGTGATCTGTCGTCGAAAACGTCGATGGAAAACTCAAGCTTGAAACACACTAATGGCATTATCCCGTCGAGTTTGGCGGAGCTGAGGAGTAGACTGACGCCAGACTGTACGACTTTAAGTGGTTTGGCTAATATACAAATCAGTAAAGTAACGAATGGTCAACCTATACCGGAGAACGGAATCAACCTAAAGGGGACTAGCGTGACGTTGACGAAAGTGAGGACGGAACCGTGCATGGAGGATGTGCAGTGCGCAAAAACGGCGGTTCGTGAAGCGATAAACGCCTCGATAGCGGCATCGTCTAGCGGCAAgagcaagaaaaagaagaagcgcGGTACCGGCACAAGACAATGCGGAGATGACTGGAACCTCGTTGGTGAGAAACAACAATAA